A genome region from Streptomyces xanthophaeus includes the following:
- a CDS encoding ATP-dependent DNA ligase has translation MRVALAAAVRTLPRGAGLAYEPKFDGHRLVVLRSATDVTLQARSGRIVTSAFPDLAAAALLLPADTVLDGEVVVWHAGRTDFALVQRRAAATAARAAVLAQRLPASYAAFDVLELAGLDLRARPYERRRALLVDLLLPLGPPLQPVPMTTDPELAATWYETLPASGIEGLVVKRLDQAYPAGRRGWQKLRHTDVRDAAVVGYTGTPRRPLALVLVLPVGDETPLVSSPLSAALRSEVAAEVAARGAASPLLATVTAIGLGEVPFRALDPPLTAEVRYTSTRHPPPEVLRLRTDL, from the coding sequence ATCCGCGTCGCGCTGGCCGCAGCCGTACGTACCCTGCCGCGCGGGGCGGGACTGGCGTACGAGCCGAAGTTCGACGGCCACCGGCTCGTCGTGCTGCGCTCGGCGACCGACGTGACGCTCCAGGCGCGCTCCGGCCGGATCGTGACCAGCGCCTTCCCCGACCTGGCCGCGGCCGCGCTGCTGCTGCCCGCCGACACGGTCCTCGACGGCGAGGTGGTGGTCTGGCACGCCGGGCGTACGGACTTCGCGCTGGTGCAGCGGCGGGCGGCGGCCACCGCCGCACGGGCCGCGGTGCTCGCGCAGCGCCTGCCCGCCTCGTACGCCGCCTTCGACGTGCTGGAACTGGCCGGGCTGGACCTGCGCGCACGCCCGTACGAGCGCCGCCGGGCCCTCCTCGTCGACCTGCTGCTGCCGCTCGGGCCACCGCTGCAGCCGGTGCCGATGACGACCGATCCGGAACTGGCCGCCACCTGGTACGAGACCCTGCCGGCCAGCGGGATCGAGGGCCTCGTCGTGAAACGGCTGGACCAGGCCTATCCCGCCGGCCGCCGCGGCTGGCAGAAGCTGCGGCACACCGACGTCCGGGACGCGGCGGTGGTCGGCTACACCGGCACCCCGCGCCGCCCGCTCGCCCTGGTGCTCGTCCTGCCGGTCGGGGACGAGACCCCGCTGGTGTCGAGCCCGCTGAGCGCGGCGCTGCGTTCGGAGGTGGCGGCCGAGGTGGCCGCCCGCGGGGCCGCCTCGCCGTTGCTGGCCACGGTCACGGCGATCGGGCTCGGGGAGGTCCCGTTCCGGGCGCTCGACCCACCGCTCACGGCGGAGGTCCGGTACACCTCGACCCGGCACCCGCCGCCGGAGGTGCTGCGGCTGCGGACGGACCTCTGA
- a CDS encoding plasmid stabilization protein gives MPRGSSPKRERQYEHIKEGLERRGEPEEKAQEIAARTVNKERARAGESRTASRESVEDISSSRRGGLHSHSGAQGPTYEQLYAEARRRNIHGRSEMNKTQLKRALGE, from the coding sequence ATGCCCCGCGGATCTTCCCCGAAGCGCGAGCGGCAGTACGAGCACATCAAGGAAGGCCTGGAGCGGCGCGGCGAACCCGAGGAGAAGGCGCAGGAGATCGCCGCCCGGACGGTGAACAAGGAACGCGCCCGGGCCGGCGAATCCCGGACCGCGAGCAGGGAATCCGTCGAGGACATCTCCTCGTCGCGGCGCGGGGGCCTGCACTCCCACTCGGGCGCGCAGGGCCCCACGTACGAACAGCTCTACGCCGAGGCGCGGCGCCGCAACATCCACGGCCGCTCGGAGATGAACAAGACACAGCTCAAGCGGGCCCTGGGGGAGTGA
- a CDS encoding histidine kinase dimerization/phospho-acceptor domain-containing protein, which produces MTPVRLPAWTATLTWKSACFIVVMCCSLAAVLGALVHVEVTRQTVATAREKALGRLLEVSRAYEAGEPLPRGSWLDPVGLPPELRALAVSGRRGTVVADHRGRPTMWAAGPADGRALATTVDYGQSARTISGLDHAIIGSSLLAIGGTLLVGAFAVTRVTRRLHLTAAVARRITQGDLDARVDDPRTRAPSRHQDEVATVAAALDTMAGSLQSKLESERRFTADVAHELRTPLTGLQAASELLPEGRPTELVQERVRTMRQLTEDLLEISRLDSGSEVVESDLHQLGRLVRRVVRASGTDSEVVILRDAHVETDRRRLERVLGNLVANAHKHGRPPVVLTVDGPVVTVRDHGDGFPEYLAAHGPQRFRSGGGKGHGLGLTIAVGQAGVIGARLEFRAAEDGEGGGLAVLRLPGH; this is translated from the coding sequence GTGACGCCCGTGCGGCTGCCCGCCTGGACGGCCACGCTGACCTGGAAATCGGCGTGCTTCATCGTGGTGATGTGCTGCTCGCTGGCGGCCGTGCTGGGCGCCCTCGTGCACGTGGAGGTGACCCGGCAGACGGTGGCCACGGCACGGGAGAAGGCGCTCGGCAGACTGCTGGAGGTCTCGCGCGCGTACGAGGCGGGCGAGCCCCTTCCGCGCGGTTCGTGGCTGGATCCCGTCGGGCTGCCGCCCGAGCTGCGGGCGCTCGCCGTCAGCGGGCGCCGGGGCACTGTGGTGGCGGACCACCGGGGCCGCCCGACCATGTGGGCGGCGGGCCCGGCGGACGGCCGTGCCCTTGCGACCACCGTCGACTACGGGCAGAGCGCCCGCACGATCAGCGGGCTGGACCACGCGATCATCGGGTCCTCGCTGCTGGCGATCGGCGGCACGCTGCTGGTGGGCGCCTTCGCGGTGACCCGGGTGACCCGGCGCCTGCACCTGACGGCGGCCGTGGCCCGGCGGATCACCCAGGGCGACCTCGACGCGCGCGTGGACGACCCGCGGACGAGGGCCCCCTCGCGGCACCAGGACGAGGTGGCGACGGTGGCGGCGGCGCTGGACACCATGGCCGGGAGCCTGCAGTCGAAGCTGGAGAGCGAGCGGCGGTTCACGGCGGACGTGGCACACGAGCTGCGCACACCGCTGACGGGCCTGCAGGCGGCGTCGGAGCTGTTGCCGGAGGGACGGCCGACGGAGCTGGTGCAGGAGCGGGTACGGACGATGCGGCAGCTGACGGAGGACCTGCTGGAGATCTCCCGGCTGGACTCGGGCAGCGAGGTGGTGGAGAGCGACCTGCACCAGTTGGGGCGGCTGGTACGCCGGGTGGTGCGGGCGTCCGGGACGGACTCGGAGGTGGTGATCCTCCGGGATGCGCACGTGGAGACGGACCGGCGGAGGCTGGAACGGGTGCTCGGGAACCTGGTGGCCAACGCCCACAAGCACGGGCGGCCGCCGGTGGTGCTGACGGTGGACGGGCCGGTGGTGACCGTACGGGACCACGGGGACGGCTTCCCCGAGTACCTGGCGGCGCACGGCCCGCAGCGGTTCCGGAGCGGGGGCGGCAAGGGGCACGGGCTGGGGCTGACCATCGCCGTGGGGCAGGCGGGGGTGATCGGGGCGCGGCTGGAGTTCCGCGCGGCGGAGGACGGCGAAGGCGGCGGGCTGGCGGTCCTCCGTCTCCCGGGCCACTAG
- the ligD gene encoding non-homologous end-joining DNA ligase — protein MTPITLVEGRRIALSNLDKVLYPETGFTKGEVLHYYATVAGPLLAHVHDRPVSFLRYPDGPDGQLFFTKNPPPGTPDWVRTTPVPRSEDLSAAQVVVADMATLMWSANLVVEFHTPQWTAGHPALADRMVLDLDPGPPATVVECCAAALWLRERLAADGLHAYAKTSGSKGMHLAVPLEPTPSARVSAYAKQLAQEAERELPGLVVHRMAKALRPGKVFVDHSQNAAAKTTAAPYTLRARARPTVSAPVSWAEVEACRTAAGLVFLADDIAPRLARDGDLFGPLTDPEQARPLPGARP, from the coding sequence ATGACGCCGATCACATTGGTGGAGGGCCGTCGCATCGCGCTCAGCAATCTCGACAAGGTCCTCTACCCGGAGACCGGCTTCACGAAGGGCGAGGTGCTGCACTACTACGCCACCGTCGCGGGACCGCTGCTCGCCCACGTCCACGACCGGCCGGTGTCCTTCCTGCGCTACCCCGACGGACCGGACGGGCAGCTCTTCTTCACCAAGAATCCGCCGCCCGGCACGCCCGACTGGGTGAGGACCACCCCCGTGCCGCGCTCCGAGGACCTCTCCGCCGCACAGGTGGTCGTCGCCGACATGGCCACCCTCATGTGGTCCGCCAACCTCGTCGTGGAGTTCCACACCCCCCAGTGGACCGCCGGCCACCCCGCGCTCGCCGACCGGATGGTCCTCGACCTCGATCCCGGTCCGCCCGCCACCGTCGTCGAATGCTGCGCCGCCGCGCTCTGGCTGCGCGAGCGGCTCGCCGCCGACGGCCTCCACGCCTACGCCAAGACCTCCGGCTCCAAGGGCATGCACCTGGCAGTGCCGTTGGAGCCGACCCCGTCCGCGCGGGTGTCCGCGTACGCCAAGCAGCTCGCCCAGGAAGCCGAGCGTGAGCTCCCCGGCCTGGTCGTCCACCGCATGGCCAAGGCGCTGCGCCCCGGCAAGGTCTTCGTCGACCACAGCCAGAACGCCGCCGCCAAGACCACCGCCGCCCCCTACACCCTGCGCGCGCGGGCCCGCCCGACCGTGTCCGCGCCCGTGTCCTGGGCGGAGGTCGAGGCCTGCCGGACCGCCGCCGGGCTCGTCTTCCTCGCCGACGACATCGCCCCGAGGCTCGCCCGGGACGGGGACCTCTTCGGCCCGCTCACCGACCCCGAGCAGGCCCGGCCGCTGCCGGGGGCCCGGCCGTGA
- a CDS encoding nuclease-related domain-containing protein, which yields MRGLKVLPSGRPGRGRLYVNLPDGQAVAWYDRQANRISVLADDHREAILAVLRPYLSGTVSIGPPPVPTASDLRRLALSPDADLAPNRPGETLLGELEHGPAGTRARHRLRQDLTAQQRMGDAFDALEPEGWRTLHCVPLPGLGRIDHLLIGPAGVFCVRTIPGRRQRAVIGDLLLTVGRTEPRPDPRWIRRAAAFATAALAAKVTPALALVDASRVETAPTVRDIRILQPPTATPNLAASPTTLKPPEVDALFARARDTTTWLGTHSGPTGV from the coding sequence ATGCGCGGACTCAAGGTACTGCCGAGCGGCCGGCCCGGCCGCGGCCGGCTGTACGTCAACCTGCCCGACGGGCAGGCGGTGGCCTGGTACGACCGGCAGGCCAACCGGATCAGCGTGCTCGCGGACGACCACCGCGAGGCGATCCTGGCGGTGCTCCGCCCCTACCTGAGCGGGACGGTCTCGATCGGCCCGCCCCCGGTCCCCACCGCCTCCGACCTGCGACGTCTCGCGCTATCGCCGGACGCGGACCTGGCCCCGAACCGCCCGGGGGAGACCCTGCTGGGCGAACTGGAACACGGCCCGGCGGGCACCAGAGCCCGGCACCGGCTGCGCCAGGACCTGACCGCGCAGCAGCGGATGGGCGACGCCTTCGACGCCCTGGAACCCGAGGGCTGGCGGACCCTGCACTGCGTCCCGCTCCCGGGGCTGGGCCGCATCGACCACCTGCTCATCGGCCCGGCGGGCGTCTTCTGCGTGCGTACGATTCCGGGCCGCCGCCAGCGCGCGGTGATCGGCGACCTGCTGCTCACGGTGGGCCGCACGGAACCCCGCCCGGACCCCCGCTGGATCCGCCGCGCGGCGGCCTTCGCGACGGCGGCCCTGGCTGCCAAGGTCACCCCGGCGCTGGCGCTGGTCGACGCCTCGCGGGTCGAGACGGCCCCCACGGTCCGCGACATCCGCATCCTCCAGCCCCCGACGGCGACCCCGAACCTCGCGGCATCCCCCACGACGCTGAAACCCCCGGAGGTGGACGCCCTCTTCGCCCGCGCCCGCGACACCACCACCTGGCTCGGCACCCACTCCGGCCCCACCGGCGTTTGA
- a CDS encoding Ku protein — MRSIWNGAISFGLVSIPIKLVNATESHSISFRQIHVSDGGRVRYRKVCELDGEEVPSAEIGKGYEEADGSIVPITDEDLAQLPLATAKTIEIMSFVPAEEIDPLQMDAAYYLAANGATAAKPYTLLREALKRSRKVAIAKYALRGRERLGMLRVVDDVIAMHGLLWPDEIRAPEGVAPEGTVSVREAELDLADALMATLGEVEMASLHDDYREAVEALIVAKSGGAFEPTEAVVEPAGGQVIDLMAALEKSVRAAKASRGEADREGEAEAEVTPIRRKAGAEAGAAAPKAVGGKKSTSTAASAKKTAASAATKKKTTTTGKSAAGRSASGAAAAKSTAKTAKTAKTAAAKKTGAAAKKAATPRKRTSA, encoded by the coding sequence GTGCGATCCATATGGAACGGGGCGATCTCCTTCGGCCTGGTCAGCATCCCGATCAAGCTCGTGAACGCCACCGAGAGCCACTCGATCTCCTTCCGCCAGATCCACGTGAGTGACGGCGGGCGCGTCCGGTACCGCAAGGTGTGCGAGCTGGACGGGGAGGAGGTGCCGAGCGCCGAGATCGGCAAGGGGTACGAGGAGGCCGACGGGTCGATCGTCCCGATCACGGACGAGGACTTGGCGCAGCTGCCGCTGGCGACCGCGAAGACGATCGAGATCATGTCGTTCGTGCCGGCGGAGGAGATCGATCCGCTGCAGATGGACGCGGCGTACTACCTCGCGGCGAACGGCGCGACGGCGGCGAAGCCGTACACGCTGCTGCGGGAGGCGCTCAAGCGGAGCCGGAAGGTCGCGATCGCCAAGTACGCGCTGCGGGGGCGGGAGCGGCTGGGCATGCTGCGGGTCGTGGACGACGTGATCGCGATGCACGGGCTGCTCTGGCCGGACGAGATCCGGGCGCCGGAGGGGGTGGCTCCGGAGGGCACGGTGTCCGTACGGGAAGCCGAACTCGACCTGGCGGACGCACTGATGGCGACGCTGGGCGAGGTGGAGATGGCCTCGCTGCACGACGACTACCGGGAGGCCGTGGAGGCGCTGATCGTGGCGAAGTCGGGTGGGGCGTTCGAGCCGACGGAGGCCGTGGTGGAGCCGGCCGGCGGGCAGGTGATCGACCTGATGGCGGCGCTGGAGAAGAGCGTGCGGGCCGCGAAGGCTTCCCGGGGGGAGGCGGATCGGGAGGGCGAGGCGGAGGCCGAGGTCACGCCGATCCGGCGGAAGGCGGGGGCGGAGGCGGGGGCGGCTGCGCCGAAGGCGGTCGGTGGGAAGAAGTCGACGTCGACGGCGGCTTCGGCCAAGAAGACGGCGGCTTCGGCCGCGACGAAGAAGAAGACGACGACGACCGGCAAGTCGGCTGCGGGCAGGTCGGCTTCGGGCGCGGCGGCGGCCAAGAGCACGGCCAAGACGGCCAAGACGGCCAAGACCGCGGCGGCGAAGAAGACCGGTGCGGCGGCGAAGAAGGCCGCGACGCCGCGGAAGCGGACCTCCGCCTGA
- a CDS encoding DUF6479 family protein: MDTTLSVDATLADIAWFLVVGILVAGFLLGGFMLGKKVRAKEPPPPTPESQPHLPDGGAVYEVREERDQVEIPEGGLRPHEMQGYGNFGSTTSSHPDEVRAERESGYKLPEGPGPHPQPGAPPDAGRGAHS, translated from the coding sequence ATGGACACGACTCTGAGCGTGGACGCGACCCTCGCCGACATCGCATGGTTCCTGGTCGTCGGCATCCTCGTCGCCGGCTTCCTGCTGGGCGGCTTCATGCTCGGCAAGAAGGTACGGGCCAAGGAGCCACCCCCGCCCACCCCCGAGAGTCAGCCGCATCTGCCCGACGGCGGCGCGGTCTACGAGGTCCGCGAGGAGCGGGACCAGGTGGAGATCCCGGAGGGTGGCCTGCGGCCTCACGAGATGCAGGGCTACGGGAACTTCGGCTCCACCACCTCCAGTCATCCGGACGAGGTCCGGGCGGAGCGCGAGTCCGGCTACAAACTCCCGGAGGGGCCGGGACCGCATCCGCAGCCGGGGGCTCCGCCGGACGCAGGGCGTGGCGCCCACTCCTGA
- a CDS encoding XdhC family protein — translation MRELVETARQWVAEGRTGYLARPVTEQGFGPRDPAGAVLIDTRGECVGTLYRGVFDAELAAEVAALPAGVTARVCEVSVRAAEAVAARLTCGGQAEVLLQPLSAIPAQWWELLGDGVGVALVTRLNEAADRAASEVVRATDAPGDDAGRRAGELLATRRAGRDAVYAESGLVLVEAFPSAPYVVIGGGGELAEIIERQALLLGWEAVLVTGPEEAAKVLEARRDAACLVMLSHEESFDVPTLRVALAQEVPYVGALGSRKTTARRREGLLAAGVTEARLARVHGPIGLDLGARTPAETALAICAEILGALGERKAAGTLRDADGPINS, via the coding sequence ATGCGTGAGCTGGTGGAGACGGCGCGGCAGTGGGTGGCCGAGGGGCGGACCGGGTATCTGGCCCGGCCCGTGACCGAGCAGGGGTTCGGACCGCGGGATCCGGCCGGAGCCGTGCTCATCGATACGCGGGGGGAGTGTGTCGGCACGCTCTACCGCGGGGTCTTCGACGCCGAGCTCGCCGCCGAGGTCGCGGCCCTGCCGGCCGGGGTCACGGCGCGGGTGTGCGAGGTGTCCGTACGGGCCGCCGAGGCCGTGGCCGCGAGGCTGACCTGCGGCGGGCAGGCGGAGGTGCTGCTGCAGCCGCTCTCGGCGATCCCGGCCCAGTGGTGGGAGCTGCTCGGCGACGGGGTCGGGGTGGCGTTGGTGACCCGGCTGAACGAGGCCGCGGACCGGGCCGCCAGTGAGGTCGTCCGGGCCACGGACGCGCCCGGTGACGATGCCGGGCGGCGGGCGGGCGAGCTGCTGGCGACCCGGCGGGCCGGGCGGGACGCGGTGTACGCGGAGTCGGGGCTGGTGCTGGTCGAGGCGTTCCCGTCGGCCCCGTACGTGGTCATCGGAGGCGGCGGCGAGCTCGCCGAGATCATCGAGCGGCAGGCCCTGCTGCTGGGCTGGGAGGCCGTGCTGGTCACCGGCCCGGAGGAGGCAGCCAAGGTGCTGGAGGCACGCCGGGACGCCGCGTGCCTGGTCATGCTGAGCCACGAGGAGTCGTTCGACGTGCCGACGCTGCGGGTGGCCCTGGCCCAGGAGGTGCCGTACGTCGGCGCGCTGGGCTCACGCAAGACCACGGCCCGGCGGCGGGAGGGGCTGCTCGCGGCCGGGGTCACCGAGGCGCGGCTGGCGCGGGTGCACGGACCGATCGGCCTGGACCTCGGCGCCCGCACCCCGGCGGAGACCGCGCTGGCGATCTGCGCCGAGATCCTGGGGGCGCTCGGGGAGCGCAAGGCCGCCGGGACCCTGCGGGATGCCGACGGCCCCATCAACTCCTAG